One part of the Flavobacterium johnsoniae UW101 genome encodes these proteins:
- a CDS encoding AraC family transcriptional regulator — protein sequence MKKIPIYNQSPDAVGGIFIAYHSPDDLADFETRLEAHRDDFFIFFVLTNGHAVLKCDMIDIEINAGNILMIKPLQIHHGQDGTPDAAGYYIGVAPFLIPNNCLEVFQSLTVSEQLNVIDPVKQEELLNIIQLLHRSFTSSNSNKTQIINGLFNALIYHFANLYAESKSPVKEFKNQSAVIYANFKKLITDRTFLESPSYFAKKLNITTSHLNDCVNASSGKSVTYWLQNAMIIEAQRLLYYAESEVKEIAFALGFQDHTYFSRLFKKITKETPLAFRKKFRE from the coding sequence TTGAAAAAAATACCAATATATAATCAAAGTCCGGATGCTGTAGGCGGTATTTTTATCGCCTATCATTCTCCCGATGATCTGGCTGATTTTGAAACCAGATTAGAGGCGCATCGTGATGATTTCTTTATATTTTTTGTACTTACAAACGGTCATGCCGTGCTTAAATGTGATATGATCGATATAGAAATAAATGCTGGCAATATATTGATGATTAAACCGCTTCAAATTCATCACGGGCAGGATGGAACACCAGATGCGGCAGGATATTATATTGGCGTTGCACCTTTTCTTATTCCCAATAATTGTCTGGAAGTTTTTCAAAGTCTGACAGTTTCAGAACAGCTCAATGTAATTGATCCGGTAAAACAAGAAGAACTGTTAAATATCATTCAACTGCTGCACCGCTCTTTTACAAGCAGTAATTCAAATAAAACACAAATTATTAACGGACTTTTTAATGCCCTGATTTATCATTTTGCCAATTTATATGCAGAATCAAAAAGCCCTGTAAAAGAATTTAAAAACCAGTCGGCTGTTATTTATGCTAATTTTAAAAAGCTAATTACAGATCGTACTTTTCTCGAAAGTCCGTCTTATTTTGCAAAGAAATTAAATATTACTACCTCACATTTAAATGATTGTGTCAATGCTTCTTCTGGTAAATCTGTTACCTATTGGCTTCAAAATGCGATGATTATCGAAGCACAAAGATTATTGTATTATGCAGAAAGTGAAGTAAAAGAAATTGCTTTTGCACTCGGTTTTCAGGATCATACCTATTTTTCGCGTTTATTCAAAAAAATTACAAAAGAAACCCCGCTTGCTTTTCGTAAAAAATTCCGCGAATAG